GCTACTGATCGTGGCTTGGCACCCCTTTTTGGTTACCTGGCTACTCGACAGATGATTGCTATTAACCTTAGGGGGTTCGATTCAAGCCCCAATCGTAATCCAGATAGGTGATGTCCATTTCACCATCTTGTAAGGCTTGCACAGCTTGTGGGGTGAGAGATAAAGCGTCTTTGTAGGCTAATAGGAATTTCTCTAATGAGTCATAGCCCAGCCAGCCTTTAGCAAAGTCCTGCTTATACCATTTAAAGATAGAGGATAATTGCAGCTCATCTTCTACCAAACGGTTACGCGTTTTATCCGCCAAAAACAATCGTGTTTGCTGCTCTAACTGCCAATCCAATAACTCACCTTGGTAAGCTTCAGCACGCAAAGCAGGGCAACCTATACTGGCACAATTGACGGCGAAATGAATGCGTGGCTCTTGATACCGATCAGAGCCACGAATCATGTCATGTTCAATATTATCTAAAGTAACCTGCTTACCAAATAATGAGGCTATGTCTTTCGACCAAGGCGAGCGGAACAAGCTGCCCAAATCTTTAATAGAGTCCAGCTCGGGCCACTCTGTAAGAATTAGCTCAACCGTCCATGCATTGTAAGCATTGATTAAGAAAGCCAATTGCTCATCTTTTGAGAAGGCATCAAATTCGACTTTATCAACAG
The window above is part of the Marinomonas sp. THO17 genome. Proteins encoded here:
- a CDS encoding DUF547 domain-containing protein, translated to MKHWLMSLVLILAVLGQTTAAKEGFDHTAWDALLKQHVRVLQDGKITQVDYQGFTEQRSALKAYLAALSAVDKVEFDAFSKDEQLAFLINAYNAWTVELILTEWPELDSIKDLGSLFRSPWSKDIASLFGKQVTLDNIEHDMIRGSDRYQEPRIHFAVNCASIGCPALRAEAYQGELLDWQLEQQTRLFLADKTRNRLVEDELQLSSIFKWYKQDFAKGWLGYDSLEKFLLAYKDALSLTPQAVQALQDGEMDITYLDYDWGLNRTP